Part of the uncultured Cohaesibacter sp. genome is shown below.
GGGCAAGCTTGGTGGTCGTGAAATGACGGCTTCCTCGGATCTTGATCTGATGTTGATCTACGATCATGACAAGGAAGCGAAATTCTCGGACGGCAAGAAGCCGTTGGCGCCAAGCCAATATTATGCGCGCCTCACCCAGAGATTGATTACCGCCCTGTCGGCACCGACTGCCGAGGGCGACCTTTACGAGGTGGACTTCCGTCTCCGTCCGTCGGGCAATTCTGGCCCTCTGGCTACCTCATTCAGCTCTTTTTGCAGCTATCACGCATCGGATGCCTGGACATGGGAACACATGGCTCTCACCCGCGCGCGCATCGTTGCTGGTGACGATGCCTTCTGCAAGAAGGTGCGAGCAGAGATCGTCTCCATTCTGTCTCGGCAAAGAGATGAGGACAGCATCCGTAGCGACATTGCCCAGATGCGGGCTCGCATCGAAAAAGAGAAGGGCACCGCGGATATCTGGAACATCAAGCAGGTCCCTGGTGGTCTCGTCGATGTTGAATTCGTGGCACAGGGCCTTCAGTTGATCCATGCTCACGCGCACCCGGAGATCCTCCATACCAACACCGCACAGAGCCTTCGCTTGTGCGTGGATCGTGGGTTGGTCGGCAAGTCAGAGGCGGAAATCCTGCTTCCCACAATCCGTCTTTATCACGATGTCACCCAGATCCTACGCGTTTGCCTGTCCGAGAATTTTGACCCCTCCAAGGCTGCCGGAGCGCTCAAGGACGTGGTTGTCCGAGCATCGGAAGAGATAGATATGCGTAGCCTTGAAGAAAAGCTGCGGGAGTATCAAGGCGAAGCACGTGCCTGCTTTGTCCGGCTGATGGGCCCTGTGGAGGAAAAGGCGGACAGCCAATAGGCGGCTGCTGCTCCATTAAAGCTCGTGTCAAAACGAAAGACCCAAGGTAGACATTGGGCCTGACGATGGTTCACATGCCTCACATAAAGGCTGGCATGACCGGCGCATGGTTCCATTGGGCGCTCGGTCAGTGTGTCGAGGCGCTTAATGGAACTGGTGTTGCCCCGTGCATGATGGCTTCGATTTCTGGCGAGGTGCCTTTGACTTTCGAGGGCAGGCAGATGGTGATTCGCGTTCCCTGACCGATGCGCGAGCGGATCTTCATGGTGCCACCGGACAGGCAAACGATGGTTCTCGTGATCGAAAGGCCAAGCCCTGAGCCGCTGTGGCTTTTAGTGAACTGGTTCTGAACCTGTTCGAATGGCCGCCCCAGCCGATTGATTGCGTCTTGCGGAATGCCCACGCCCGTATCCGAAATCGTCAGATGGCAGTAGCCGTCACGAGTTTCTCCCCTGAAGGCAATCTGTCCACCTTCCGGGGTGAATTTTACTGCGTTATCCAGAAGATTGAAGATGATCTGGTCAACAAGATGCGGATCGGCATAGACGGTCAGGCTCTCTGGCAGTTCGTCCTTCACGGTCAGATTATGCTCCAGAGCCTGCTTTTCGATGGAGTTGCTGAAGGTTTCCCGTATCATGGTTGTGAGATCCAGCTCTTTTGGACTGAGATCGACTTCTCCATCTTCAAGGCGCGACATGTTGAGAATGTCGTCAATTAGCCCAAGAAGATAGGACCCGCTTGAATGTATGTCCTTGGAATAGTCCTTGTATTTCTGCGTTGAATGCTCACCGAAAATCTCCTGCTTCATGACTTCGGAGAAGCCGATGATGGCATTGAGCGGGGTGCGCAGCTCATGCGATATATTGGCCAGAAACTGCGATTTTGCCCGGTTGGCGATCTGGGCATTTTCCTTTTCCTTGGCATATTGTTCGGTCAGCACCACCAATTGCTGTGCCTGCATCTCGAGGGTCTGTCGTGATTTTCGCAGATCCGAGACAGAGGAAATCAGTTGCTGTTCGCTTTCGAGCAGGCGTTGTTCCTGAAGCTTCAGGTTGGAAATATCCGTACCGACCGAAACGAAGCCGCCATCTCTCGTGCGACGTTCGCTGATCTGCAGCCAACGACCATCAGCGAGTCGAACCTTGTAGCTGCGGGCGGCTTTTGGCGTTGTGTTGACGCGATCAAGAAGCATCTCGCTATCGTCAATGGTGCTGTCGTCTTCAATGGCAACGACATGTGGCTGGCCACGATCCATGACCTCGTTGTAGCTCAGGCCGATGATATCTTCATCATCTGGCAGGTTGTGCAGGGTCCGGTATGGCCTGTTGCATAGCACGAGCCTGCTTTCCTTGTCCCACAGGACAAAGGCTTCCGAAATGGTATCGACTGCGTCGCGTAAACGGATATCGGCGAGCATGTCGATTTCAGCCTGCTGGATCTGTTTGGTCACATCCATCACGACACCCATCAGATGCAAGCGGTCTTTGGGCGACATGGTCAGTTCGGCGCGGATCTGGATCCATACCCAGTGTCCCGCTTCGTGACGCATGCGGAAGCGACGATCCATCATCGATTGCTCCGAAGACAAAAGCTCCTGAACATGTTGATGCAGATTGCCGTCGTCCGGATGCATGCGGGCGTTGATGGTGGCAAAGTTGAGCAGATCGTCGCGCTTTTCCATGCCAAGCAATTCGAACATGGAAGGGGACCAGTAGATGTGGCCATTGGCCAGATCCCAGTCCCAGAGGCCGGAACGGGAATGGCGCAATGCGGAGTCCATTCGCTGGACCGTGGCCTCGAAAATGCTGTCTGCTTCGCGTGCTCTCGCGCCCTGACTGAAAAAGGCATAGACGATCAGCAAAATGATCGCACTCATGACAACAAAGATGATTGCATTGAGTGCCACGGCGGACCGCCAGCTCTGAAAAAGTTCGGCTGTCGGCACCAGAACAGTAATCGCCCCTCTGCCACCACCGAGATGATGAACAGTTGCCAGAGCTGATTTATTGTCTTTGGTTGTCACATCAAACACACCGGCGCTCGCGCCAATGGCCGAGAAGGCCTGCGCTCTGCCCAGCAGGTCGATCTGGGTTTTGCGCATGTCGTTGGTGTCCTTGGGGATGGACGCAATGATCATGCCGGTGGCATCGGTCTGGTAGACCTGATAGTGCTCTGCGATCTTGAGGAAGGGCATGGACTGCTCGAGCCAGCCCTGCAGCTGCTCCTTGCTCGGGCGCAGGGCAGAAGGGGACGAGGGGATGGGAGACACCGGAGCAAATTCAACTTCTGCTTCGGTTGGCCGTGAATCCTCGCCTGCCTCATCGGCGGCATTCACGTCCGCCACGATGGTCGTTTCGCTGCCTTTGACCAGAGCCGCCTTATCGGCTGCAAAGCGTTCCATGCTGTCTGCCACACGTTCCGATACCAGTGCTGCAATCAGCTGGAGTTCCTGACTGGTGGTTGCCTCAATGGCATCGCGTTCGCCAAGCAGGTCGTCCGTCCGCAGAACGCCGACAACCGTGATGAACACGAGAATGACAGCCGGGATGATCCGTCGCAGCCATGGCTCTTCTCGCATGAGCTGGAAGTAGGAGGGGTCGGCCAAGAGGCGCGCGGCCCCCGACACATGAGGCTGATGGCTGTTCGGAGCAATGCCGAATAACCGGAATCTAGCCTGTTTGGGCGCGCTGGCTATGTCGGCCTGCGTCATACCCGCCTCCTTGATCTGATCTGTTCATATCGTCGGAGGTTGCCGCATCTCCGAAGTCGATATCATTTGAATCGACCTTGAAGAATTTGTCTAGAGTCCGCAGAGAATTTTTTGGTTAACGAGAGGTTAACGAGCAAAAATTTAGGTCCGCGGACTCGCGATTCTGTTAAAGACTCAGGTGCTTTCGGTCATTGCAAGCACCGATTAGCGATATCAGCAACATCTTTTGACAAATTCTCGGTCGCAGCGATTCTCTGCAGCTCCTTTTTGGCAAAAGCTTGACGCTCCGGTTCGAGAGCCTTCCATGAGCGGAAATTGTTGGCCAGTCGCGCTGCTGTCTGCGGGTTCTTGCGATCGAGTTCGATGATGATGTCTGCGACCAGTTTAAACCCTTGACCATCCTTGCGATTGAACTGGGGCTGGTTGTTCATTGCGAAAGCGCCGATGAGCGAGCGTACCCTGTTGGGGTTGCTCATCGAGAAGGATGGATGCTTCAGCAGCTCCTTGACGCGTTCAAGGGTGCTGGCCTGCGGTGCCGAAGCCTGCAGCGAAAGCCACTTGTCGATAACCAGTGCATCATCTGTGAATTCAGTGTGGAATTCTTCCAGAAGGTCAATCGCAGCCGGAATCTCGTTGCGGGTCAGGCTGGCCAGCGCCGCAAATCGATCCGTCATGTTGCTTGCCTTGCGATAATGCTCAACTGCCAGATCGGCGATTGCCTGTTCCTTGCGAGCCAGAGCCAGATCGAGAAGACCGTTGCGCAGGGCGCGTCGTCCGGCAGAGGCTGCGTCTGGGTGGAATTCCCTGCTTTCATCGTTGAGTGTCTTGTAAAGCTCGATCAGGCTGTCCCCAAGGGCCGTTGCCAATCCATGACGCAGTCCCTCCCGCGCCTGATGAATGGCATCAGGGTCGACGTTGGTGCCGATCTCTCTGGCCACATCGGACTCGATGGGCAGCTGCAGCAATTGTGCACGGAAGGCGTGTTCCAGACTGTCGTCCATGAGACAGGCCTTCAAGGCCTCGAGAATGCTGCCATCAAGCATACCTGCCTCGTTGCTGCCGCTCTGGATGGCTCTTGTCTGGCTCACCAGATGATCCATCAGAATGAACTGGGCTGCTTCCCAGCGGTTGAACGGATCGCTGTCGTGGCTCATGAGGCAAAGATAGTCATCATGGCTCAGATTGCTGCGCAGATGCACTGGCGCGGAGAAGCCACGCAGCAATGATGGAATGCAATCCTTTTCAACGCCGGTCAGAATGAACTTGTGTTGCCGGTCACGGATCTCGATTACGGAGCATTCGCTGTCGCCCACAACTGCGCCGGTGGCTTCATCGAGGATCGAAGAATAGCCGACTGCGCTGCCATCGCGCCCAACCAGACCGAAGCGCACCGGAATATGCATAACCTTCTTGGTCGGCTGGCCCGGTGTCGGTGGGCATGACTGTTCGATCGAAAGAGCGAGTTGTTTACGGGAAGGGTCGTAGGAATAGGTGGCAACGAGATTGGGCGTGCCTGCCTGGCGATACCACAGGGCAAACTGCGATAGATCGATCTTGCAGGCATCCTCGAATGATTTCAGGAAGTCCTCGATGGTCACCGCCTGACCATCAAACCGCTCGAAATAGAGATCAAGGCCTGCCTTGAAGCCTTCGGCACCAAGAATGGTTTTCAGCATCCGGCACACCTCGGCACCCTTTTCATAGACGGTCGAGGTGTAGAAGTTGTTGATCTCGGAATAGACTTCCGGGCGCACCTGATGGGCGAGGGGGCCGCTGTCTTCTGGGAACTGCCGGGCGCGCAGTTGCTGCACATCGGAAATCCGCTTGACCGGGCGCGAGCGCATGTCGGATGAGAATTCCTGATCCCGGAAGACCGTGAGGCCTTCTTTCAGGCAGAGCTGGAACCAGTCGCGGCAGGTGATCCGGTTGCCGGTCCAGTTATGGAAATATTCGTGCGCGATGACGCCCTCGATCAGGGCATAGTCCGTATCGGTAGCCGTTTCGGGCTTGGCCAGCACATATTTGTCGTTGAAGACATTGAGGCCCTTGTTCTCCATGGCGCCCATGTTGAAGTCCGAGACGGCAACGATCATGAAGATGTCGAGATCATATTCCCGGTCGAACACCTCTTCGTCCCACTTCATGGAGCGCTTGAGGGAGTCCATGGCATAGTCCACCCGGTCTTCCTTGCCATGTTCCACATAGATATGCAGCAGCACGTCGCGGCCGGACCGGGTCGTGAAATGATCTTCAGCGCAAGCGAGATCACCAGCGACCAGAGCAAACAGATAGGATGGTTTGGGGAATGGATCGCTCCAGCAGGCATAATGCCAAGCTTCATCGGCAGGATAGCCTTCCGGGGCCGGCATGGCGCCACTTTCGGTCCGATTGCCATTTGCAAGCAGGTGCTTTACCTCAACAGGCGCTTCGATGCGCACGTCGTAGACCGACAGCACGTCCGGGCGGTCATAGAAATAGGTGATGCGGCGGAAGCCTTCCGCCTCGCATTGCGTACAATAGGCGCCGTTCGAGCGATAGAGCCCCATCAGTTGGGTGTTTTCCTGCGGTGCCAGAAGGGTTTCGATCGTCAATGCAAATGCCTGATGTGGTGGCTCATTGAGAACAAAGCGATCGGCAGAGACCGAATAGTCGGATGGGGCAAGGGGCCTTCCGTCCAGCTGCGCGGAAACAAATGTGAGTTCATCGCCGCTCAACTCCAGCGCCGCTCCACCGGTCGCCCCCGCAATCGTCTCAGGTCGAGGAGCAATCGAAAGGGTCGCAGTCACATGCGTTTTCAACGGATCAAGCCGGATGGCCAGTGAAGTGCGATCAATCGAGTAGGGCGTGGGTGTGTAGTCTTCTAGTCTTACGACGCTATTTTCTTGGGACATATCAAAACTTCTTTACAGAAAGAACCGTGCTTGCGTTCAAACCTAACTGCGACCACGTTGCAAAAGCAAGTTAGATACATGGTGCAGTTGGCGCCACAACTTCTGCGACAGCGAATTTGCTTCGTTAATGCGTAGATAGGTCAAACGCGGATCTTGAGAAGGGTACGTTTGCAAACTTTACAAGATTGCTGTGGATTAAACTTTCGTGCAATGCTGCCATGAAGGTGATGCATAATACAATGCAATCATTGACAAATTCGCAGACAAATTTTCGTAAAAAATTCGGGTTTGTCCATGAAAAGCGACTGGGAGCCTCTATTTGTCCGTGTTGCTGTTGACCAGCTCAAAGGGCACGAACTGACGGTTATGCGGGTTGACGAACAGGCGGCGGTCGACAGGTGGGGCGGCCCTTTGATGGCACCTTTGCCGTTCGCAAATGCGGCAGGAAACGCCGATTTCAACGACTCCGGCATCACTTTTCAGGTTCAGCCCATCCGAGTAGATCACTTCACTGGCATAGGACAACTCGCATCCAAGCCCGATGGCGTATCGGCGCACCGGCGCGTGATAGCCGGACCCGAGCTTTGTGATGCTGGTTGCCACGCAAAGATAGCGAATGCCATCAGGCATTTCCGCCACCTGAACCATGAAACGGCCGGGTGCCTCAAAAGCTTCGTGCACGTTCCATAGCGGGCAAGCGCCGCCGAAACGGGCGAACTGAAAGCGCGTAGCCGAATGTCGCTTGGTCACATTCCCCGCCCTGTCAACGCGCAGGAAATAGAATGGGACGCCGCGTGCTCCGGGCCGCTGCATGGAAGATAGCCTATGGCAGACCTGCTCTTGCGACGTCCCGAAATGGTGACGCATCCGGTCGATGTCGTGCCGTGTCTCTCGGGCGACCTCCAGAAACCGTTGATATGGCAGGCATAATGCTCCTGCGAAATAGTTGGCAAGCCCCAGTTTGGCAATAGCCTCTGCCGCTTCTGAATGCAGGTTTGCCTTGGCAACCCGGGCGTCGATGAGGTCCTTGTATTCCATGATGGCAATCTGATGGGCCAGATGGAAGGAGAGGGAGGGGGAGTCCAGTGATCCGTTGAGATTGAGGATGCGGTTTTCCTTGTCATAACGGCGCAAGGTCTGATCGTTTGCCGGGTTTTCCGTCAATCGCACGCGCACGGCGTGGCGCTGTTCCAGATAGGACTGGAACTGGCTTAGACGGTTGCCTTCCTGCATGCCGTGACGGCGCGCCAGATCCTCTGCGGCAAGGTCCAGTTCATCGATATAGTTGTCGTGATAATGGAAATAGTCCCTCACTTCTTCATAGGGCAAGATGGCCCGATCAGCCCCTTCGTATGACTGTGCAGACAAGGCGTCATCCATTACCATAAGGCGTTCGTTGGCACGCCTGTGGGCCTGATGAAGCGTCAGGAAGGCCTGTGCCAGCCAGGGAGAGTTGGACGCAGCCATCTTAAGTTCCTGCAATCCCGGGTTCGTGTCGCGAAACAGCGGCTCTGCCAAAGCCTCCTTGAGGTCGGCAAGGACACGATTTGTGTCTGCTGAGGCGAAGTCGTTGAGGGAAAGATTGAAGTGATGGCTCAGGGATAACAGGACCGGAGCTGTCAGCGGGCGCTGGTTGTTCTCTATCTGGTTCAGATAAGAGGTTGAAATTCCTATGCGTTCTGCAAAGGTTGCCTGTGTGAGGTCGTAGCTTTCCCGCAGCGTTCTGACCTTGGGCCCGACAAATAGCTTTTCTGCCATGTCATTCTCCGGAATTTTGCAAGTTTTGCAATTTGCAAAAAAATATTTGCAAAAACATTTGCAAATTTTCCTAATGAAATCAAGCCTTTCATTGACAAACTTGTGTATGTCCAGTCAAATGCCTTCCAGTCACTGGCCTTTCGGCTAGGAGTCGGAGGAAAATCTCAATGAAATCAATCCCTTTGGTCTGGGTCCAAAGGGGGGCGGAAAAGAAAATCAGTGACTGGGATTTCTTTTTCGGAGTGAAAGTTGTCTAGATTAGGCAATATTACTCATTTGGGAGCAAGATGTGTTCTGGCAGGGAGGCCGAACTGTCAAACAGCTCTTTTTCGGATTTCCCTCGGACATACTGGCAGCATGGCTGGTGTCGGCAAAGCGATTCAATTCTCAAGGACCGACACAAGGGAGAGAGATAATGCTACTGCTCGACGATATTGGAGGCGAGGTGCGTCGTGGGTTGGGACATTCAGCCGAACAGGGCTCTGTTACATACCGCACAGTTGTCTTGGCCGAGCCGCATCCCATCTTCACGGAGTGCCTGCTGAACATGCTGGGCATCAAACGCGAATACACGCCAGTGCTCGATTGCGCAGGGCTGGAACAGTTGCTCAGCGCAGCTCCCGATCGGGAAGACACCTTGCTGGTTCTCAATCTGGATGCAACAAGCAGCCGCGGCTCTGCCGCCCTGACGGACGTTCGCAAATCTTACAAACATGCGCGCCTCGTGCTGATCTGCGATCATTGCGACGATGGCCTTGCCCACTATGCTCTGGGGAATGGGGCTGACTGGGTGATCTACAAGACCCAATCTGTTTCCGAATTGCGCTCCATTTCCAAGCGCATCAAATCCGGTATCTCGGATGAATATATCGTGGTCGAGAGCGAAGAGGTGCTCGAGCGCTCTGGCCTCTACTCGAAACTTGCCAATTTGACACCGAAGCAGATGACAATCCTGCGCTATCTGCGGGATGGTCTTCTGAACAAGCAGATCGCTTATGAACTTGGTCTGACCGAGGCGACTGTGAAGCATCACATCTCTCTCATTCTCAAGAAGCTCAACTGCTATCGCCGCACCCAGGCTGTCGCGATTGCCAACCGCATGATGTAAAAGTGACAGGTTGGATGTCCTTTTTGTGGATGTCAAAACTATCTATCTGAATATATTTATGTATTTCCAAAATAAGGCGCACCTTGTGCGCCTTATTTTGTGTCTGATCACATGCTTGTTTTAAATGGCAAAAATTTATTCAATTGCCCAAAGTTAGGTCAGTAGCAATCGCAGAATTTTACACTTTTCACGATGCGGATTTACCATTCTGAAACGTCACAGCGCAGAAGATTGGATAAAATCAAAAATCATCTGGGAACCGTTATGCGAATTCTACCAAAACGACTTTCGTTGAAAATTCCAATCATTCTGGTCGCTTCCATTACGACAACTGTCGCGGTCCTTGTTCTGTTGGCAACGTGGAAAGGGGAATCCACGTCGGTACAGCTGACCGAGACTGCGTTGATGAACGCAGCAAAGGGACGAGCAAGCACCATTACTGTCTATATGGGGCAGCTGGAAGGCAAGCTTCAGGACATGGCGTCGCACACCACGACTGCCGATGCCGCGACCGAGTTGAATGGCGGCTGGAGCGTTCTCAAGGAAAATGCCTCCGATGTGCTGCGCAAGATCTATGTCACAGACAATCCCAACGCGGCGAACGAGCGCTTCAAACTTGCTGCCGGCGATGATGGCTCAATCTACTACAACAAGATCCACGGCAAGCATCAGGAACGCGTGAGCGCCCTGTTGGCGGGAGACCTGTTTCGCGACATGATCCTCATCAACAAGGAAGGCAATATCTACTACAGTTACCTCAAGGGTGACGAGTTCGGGCGCAATGTTGCGGACAATGGGGCGCTGCCCTCTCAGTTGAAGGCAGATCTCAAGCCGATTATTGACCTTGCCCAGAATGATCCTGCAGCCACTTATACAGGTGACAGCTTTACCGGCTTCATCGAGTTCGATGGCCGCGTTACCGCCTACATGGTCGCACCGGTTCTCAAATGGGGCAAGATCCTTGGCGCTGTTGCCTTTGAGGTCAATACTCACACGCTCGCTGACATTCTGTCCGATCCGTCCGGTTTGGGAACGACCGGTTCGATCGAGCTTGTGTCTTCGGACATGAAGTCGATCAGCCTTGGGCAGAATACGGTGGCAGATCTGTCTCCTTCGGTTACGACCGTCGCCTCGAGCGGGCTGAATGGTTCTGTCGCGGCTGGAGATGTCATGCTTGATGGCGAAAAGAGCCTGGCCATTGCAGTCCCCATGACGGTTCTTGGAACCAAGTGGGTTGTTGTTGCCGAGCAGAGCTATGAAGAGCTGATGGCCCCATCCCGTGAGCAGACCAATACGATGCTGCTTGCCGGCCTTGCCATGCTTGTGCTGATGGGCGGTGCCGGGCTGCTGTTCGTTCGATCGACCCTTTCGCCATTGCAGAAACTGAACGGTGGCGTGATGCAGATCGCTCAGGGCAACTATCATGTCGAGTTGCCCGATGCCAGTCACGGTGACGAAATCGGCGAACTGACCCATTCTGTTGAAATCCTGAAGCAGAACGCCCTTGAGCGACTTCACCTTCAGGAGCAGAGCGAAGAGGAACAGAACAACCGGGCCAAGCGCCAGAAGGTGGTCGAGGATCTGATCGACGTCTTCCGGGCCTCGTCCACGCAGTTGCTCAACGAAGTGTCCGGCAACGTCGACAATATGTACAGGACGGCTGGCGTTCTTTCCGAAATTGCCGACCAGACTGCCGTAAAGGCCAGTAGCTCTGTTTCTGCTTCGGAAGTCGCTTCGGGCAACGTCCAGACGGTTGCTTCTGCGGCAGAGGAGCTGGCGGCCTCCATTCAGGAGATCAAGCGTCAGGTCAGCGAAACCTCATCTGTTGTCGATCAGGCAACCAGTGCCACGCGTCACACCACGAACACCGTTTCGGGCCTGTCGCATGCTGCTCAGAAGATAGGGGATGTTATCTCGCTGATCCAGGCAATTGCCGAGCAGACCAACCTGCTGGCCCTTAACGCCACGATCGAAGCTGCCCGCGCCGGGGAACATGGCAAGGGCTTTGCCGTCGTGGCTGCCGAAGTTAAGGAGCTGGCAAACCAGACCTCTAAGGCGACCGAGGAGATTGGTTCCCAGATCCAGGACATTCAGGCTTCGACGCAGCAGGCCGTCAGTGCCATTCAGGGTATTGCCGAGACGATGGAGCGGGTCAATCAATACACAGCCAGCATCTCTCATGCCGTGGAAGAGCAGGGCAGTGCGACTTATGAAATCAGTCAGAATGTCGCTCAGGCTGCCAACGGCACCCTTCAGGTTGCCAGCAACATGTCTGAACTTTCCATGTCGGTTTCCGAAACGACCCAGTCTGTCGGTCAGGTTGAAGTCAATGCGCAGTCGGTTGCCAATCAGACCGACCAGTTGCGCAGGGAAGTCGACCGGTTCCTGAAAAGTGTTGCGGAAGCTTGAGTGGCTCGGGAACCAACAAGTGTGAGCTGATGAGGGGGCCTTCGGGCTCCCTTTCTTTTGGAACCTTAAACCAAAAGCTGCATTCGAATTGAAAAAAGATAATATATGAATAAATTAATATTATGATTTGGTTTGGTGTGTTTAAAATAAATTCCCCGCATATATTGTTTAAAACTCCCCGGGTTTACTAATAAATAAGTTTGATGACTAAAACTCTGAAGAGATATTCGGAGGTTTAAGGAATAACATGCAGATACTGCCAAAGCGTCTTGCGACCAAAATTCCTGCAGTCATGGTTGTGTCTATCACGATACTTGTTGCCATGTTTGTTGTCGTTGCTTCATGGATGGGGGGAGAAACATCCGTTAAGCTAACTGAGAACGCGCTTCTCAACGCCGCCCGCGGAAAAACCGGTACAGTTGAAGTCTATTTCCAGCAGATTCAGGAGAAAATGGGTTCCCTGTTGACGCATACGACGACAGCGAATGCTGCTACCGAACTGCAGAGCGGTTGGAAGACCCTGGGCGACGACGCCGCGTCACAGGTCAGGAAACTTTTTCTTGAGGACAACCCGAACCCGGCTGCCGAGCGCTACAAGCTTGCTGACGTGATTGCTGGCTATAACCGTTATGCCAGCGCCCATGGCAAGTATCAGGCTGAAATCGGCAAGTTGCTGGAAGGGGACATCTTCAAGGACATGATGATGTTCGACAAGTCCGGCGTCATGTACTATTCCTACCTCAAGACTGATGAGTTCACCAAGAACATCAATCAGGATGGTGCATTCCAGCCCCAGCTTGTCGAGGCTGTCGATCCTATCCTGCAGTCTGCCATCAAGGATCCGAAAGCGCCGATCGATGGTTTTAACTTCACGGGCTTCATCCTGAAGGATGGCAAGATCACTGGCTATCTTGTTGGTCCTGCCACCAAATGGGGCCTGACCCTTGGTGCTGTC
Proteins encoded:
- a CDS encoding methyl-accepting chemotaxis protein; the protein is MKIPIILVASITTTVAVLVLLATWKGESTSVQLTETALMNAAKGRASTITVYMGQLEGKLQDMASHTTTADAATELNGGWSVLKENASDVLRKIYVTDNPNAANERFKLAAGDDGSIYYNKIHGKHQERVSALLAGDLFRDMILINKEGNIYYSYLKGDEFGRNVADNGALPSQLKADLKPIIDLAQNDPAATYTGDSFTGFIEFDGRVTAYMVAPVLKWGKILGAVAFEVNTHTLADILSDPSGLGTTGSIELVSSDMKSISLGQNTVADLSPSVTTVASSGLNGSVAAGDVMLDGEKSLAIAVPMTVLGTKWVVVAEQSYEELMAPSREQTNTMLLAGLAMLVLMGGAGLLFVRSTLSPLQKLNGGVMQIAQGNYHVELPDASHGDEIGELTHSVEILKQNALERLHLQEQSEEEQNNRAKRQKVVEDLIDVFRASSTQLLNEVSGNVDNMYRTAGVLSEIADQTAVKASSSVSASEVASGNVQTVASAAEELAASIQEIKRQVSETSSVVDQATSATRHTTNTVSGLSHAAQKIGDVISLIQAIAEQTNLLALNATIEAARAGEHGKGFAVVAAEVKELANQTSKATEEIGSQIQDIQASTQQAVSAIQGIAETMERVNQYTASISHAVEEQGSATYEISQNVAQAANGTLQVASNMSELSMSVSETTQSVGQVEVNAQSVANQTDQLRREVDRFLKSVAEA